One Halorientalis litorea DNA segment encodes these proteins:
- a CDS encoding alpha/beta hydrolase, giving the protein MDGPHQDEPLVTAGADVADAAAAVVMVHGRGATARSIVEMGGEFHHEGVAYLAPQAARNEWYPNSFLADVATNEPGRTSGLQAVRDAVETATDAGIPLERVLVLGFSQGGCLASEFVARNPSRYGGLAVLSGGLIGSEVDPEAFEGSVEGTPVFLGCSDVDPHIPVERVHLTAEVLERLDGDVDERIYEGMGHGVNEDELAAVDELVGALVD; this is encoded by the coding sequence GTGGACGGCCCACACCAAGACGAACCGCTCGTGACCGCCGGGGCGGACGTGGCCGACGCCGCGGCCGCCGTCGTGATGGTCCACGGGCGGGGCGCGACGGCCCGGAGCATCGTCGAGATGGGCGGGGAGTTCCATCACGAGGGCGTCGCCTACCTCGCACCGCAGGCGGCCCGCAACGAGTGGTACCCGAACTCCTTCCTCGCCGACGTGGCGACGAACGAGCCGGGCCGAACCTCGGGACTACAGGCCGTCCGCGACGCCGTCGAGACGGCGACAGACGCGGGGATTCCGCTGGAGCGCGTGCTGGTTCTCGGGTTCTCCCAAGGCGGCTGTCTCGCAAGCGAGTTCGTCGCCCGGAACCCCAGCCGCTACGGCGGCCTCGCGGTGTTGAGCGGCGGCCTCATCGGGTCCGAAGTCGACCCAGAGGCGTTCGAGGGGTCCGTCGAGGGCACGCCGGTCTTCCTCGGGTGTAGCGACGTGGACCCGCACATCCCCGTCGAGCGCGTCCACCTGACCGCCGAGGTGCTCGAGCGACTCGACGGCGACGTGGACGAACGCATCTACGAGGGGATGGGTCACGGCGTCAACGAGGACGAACTCGCCGCCGTCGACGAACTGGTCGGCGCGCTCGTGGACTGA
- a CDS encoding bacteriorhodopsin, whose product MLDVVPTTTGVLPDIVLQTQADAFEFINGDPLLASSLWVNIALAGFAILLFVYMGRNIESTRAQLVWVATLLVPLVSLSSYLALTSGLTAGFLEMPAGHALANEQVFSPWGRYLTWTFSTPMILVALGLLAGTDRAKLATAVTMDIGMCVTGLAAALTTSSYLLRWAFYVISCAFFVAVLYVLLVEWPADATAAGTADIFNTLKLLTVVLWLGYPILWALGSEGFALLDVAITSWGYSGLDILAKYVFAFLLLRWVAANEGTVADTTTASTGAAPADD is encoded by the coding sequence ATGCTCGACGTAGTCCCTACAACGACAGGTGTACTGCCCGATATTGTCCTGCAAACACAAGCGGACGCGTTCGAATTTATCAACGGCGACCCGCTCCTCGCGTCGTCGCTGTGGGTGAACATCGCCCTCGCGGGGTTCGCGATACTCCTGTTCGTGTACATGGGGCGAAACATCGAGTCGACGCGCGCGCAGTTGGTCTGGGTTGCGACGCTGCTCGTCCCGCTGGTATCGCTGTCTAGTTACTTGGCACTCACCTCGGGACTGACCGCCGGCTTCCTCGAGATGCCCGCCGGGCACGCGCTCGCGAACGAGCAAGTGTTCTCCCCGTGGGGTCGGTATCTCACGTGGACGTTCTCGACGCCGATGATACTGGTGGCGTTGGGCCTGCTGGCTGGTACCGACCGGGCGAAACTCGCGACGGCCGTCACGATGGACATCGGGATGTGTGTTACCGGCCTCGCCGCCGCGCTGACCACGTCCTCGTACCTGCTTCGCTGGGCGTTCTACGTCATCAGTTGCGCCTTCTTCGTCGCCGTCCTCTACGTGTTGCTGGTCGAGTGGCCGGCCGACGCCACGGCCGCCGGTACCGCCGACATCTTCAACACGCTCAAACTCCTGACCGTCGTCCTCTGGCTCGGCTACCCCATCCTGTGGGCACTCGGGTCCGAAGGGTTCGCGCTCCTAGACGTGGCGATAACGTCGTGGGGCTACTCCGGCCTCGACATCCTCGCGAAGTACGTCTTCGCGTTCCTCCTCCTGCGGTGGGTGGCCGCCAACGAGGGGACTGTCGCCGACACCACGACGGCGTCTACCGGTGCCGCCCCGGCGGACGACTGA
- a CDS encoding DUF7120 family protein produces the protein MPTVEVSLPQDVHAQFERLVDEEFVTEEEAVEELLSAGLDAYTRDTGDDRETPDMADEYADDMWDTAEDPAGGGPDEDYL, from the coding sequence GTGCCAACTGTCGAAGTTTCACTTCCACAGGACGTACACGCGCAGTTCGAGCGATTGGTCGACGAGGAGTTCGTCACCGAGGAGGAGGCAGTCGAGGAGTTGTTGTCGGCCGGACTGGACGCCTACACGCGGGACACGGGCGACGACCGGGAGACGCCGGACATGGCCGACGAGTACGCGGACGACATGTGGGACACCGCCGAGGACCCGGCGGGCGGTGGCCCGGACGAGGACTACCTCTAA
- a CDS encoding ring-cleaving dioxygenase encodes MPEAIPGLHHVTAIANDPQENVAFYTEVLGLRFVKRTVNFDDPATYHLYYGDEVGTPGTIMTFFPFENGRDGQVGRGQTGETAFVVPDGSLDYWTDRLESEGLAVADRETRFGETVLPFTDRDGQPLALVTGESDVDPYGDGPVPEANAIRGFHGVTLDSLDPAATADVLTTFGYERVGTEGDRTRFTAGDRAGVVDVLDRPDGARGVEGVGTVHHVAFRTTDAETEMDWRETLLGEGHRVTEQKDRQYFQSIYFREPGGILFEIATDPPGFTRDESVETLGADLKLPPWLAEDRETIESRLPPLDTPATTEVN; translated from the coding sequence ATGCCAGAGGCTATTCCCGGATTGCACCACGTGACGGCGATTGCGAACGACCCACAGGAGAACGTCGCGTTCTACACGGAGGTCCTCGGCCTCCGCTTCGTCAAGCGGACGGTCAACTTCGACGACCCGGCGACCTATCACCTCTACTACGGCGACGAGGTGGGGACGCCCGGCACCATCATGACCTTCTTTCCGTTCGAGAACGGCCGGGACGGACAGGTCGGGCGCGGACAGACCGGCGAAACCGCGTTCGTCGTCCCCGACGGGTCGCTCGACTACTGGACCGACCGACTGGAGAGCGAGGGACTCGCCGTCGCCGACCGCGAGACGCGGTTCGGCGAGACGGTCCTCCCGTTCACCGACCGTGACGGCCAACCGCTCGCGCTAGTGACCGGCGAGAGCGACGTCGACCCATACGGCGACGGACCGGTCCCCGAGGCGAACGCGATTCGCGGCTTCCACGGCGTGACGCTCGATTCGCTCGACCCGGCCGCGACGGCCGACGTGCTGACGACGTTCGGCTACGAGCGCGTCGGCACCGAGGGTGACCGGACGCGGTTCACGGCCGGCGACCGGGCGGGCGTCGTGGACGTGTTGGACCGCCCCGACGGCGCGCGCGGCGTCGAGGGCGTCGGTACCGTCCACCACGTCGCGTTCCGCACCACTGACGCCGAGACGGAGATGGACTGGCGCGAGACGCTACTCGGCGAGGGGCACCGCGTCACCGAGCAGAAGGACCGCCAGTACTTCCAGTCCATCTACTTCCGGGAACCCGGCGGCATCCTGTTCGAGATAGCGACGGACCCGCCGGGCTTCACCCGCGACGAGAGCGTCGAGACGTTGGGAGCGGACCTGAAACTCCCGCCGTGGCTGGCGGAGGACCGCGAGACCATCGAGTCACGGCTGCCACCACTCGACACGCCCGCGACGACGGAGGTGAACTGA
- the trmB gene encoding HTH-type sugar sensing transcriptional regulator TrmB, which produces MASEDLRDALARVGARFDLGEYETEAYLTVLEHGRLTASELADLTDIPQPRVYDTVRSLAADGLVEVRESRPMEVLAVDPEDAFGSVRTSLDELVADLRATYTTPARDAEAVSVVTSRSTVLRYLGDVIESAEYELVCSLSPDLVARFEDRLRADRAAGVTTELLLSPARDVPDAAEFDYGSVATHVRARRGVTTPVVAVADGAYSVFATREALREDGDSYGVVFNRSELGFLVSGFLNTVVWSSAEPLATTDTPPTFPRRYATIRRCIDDLRDADGPFYATIRGRDVASGDPRTLSGVVADVSVDPNRETAALTVDTDDGRVTVGGQVAALEDVEAHEILVGTDGPPSFDA; this is translated from the coding sequence ATGGCATCCGAGGACCTCCGGGACGCGTTGGCGCGCGTCGGTGCGCGGTTCGACCTCGGCGAGTACGAGACCGAGGCGTACCTGACCGTCCTCGAACACGGGCGTCTCACGGCGTCGGAACTGGCTGACCTGACCGACATCCCACAGCCGCGGGTCTACGACACGGTTCGGAGCCTCGCCGCCGACGGCCTCGTCGAGGTGCGCGAGTCCCGCCCGATGGAGGTGCTCGCAGTCGACCCCGAGGACGCCTTCGGGAGCGTCCGCACCTCGCTCGACGAACTCGTCGCGGACCTCCGCGCGACGTACACGACACCGGCCCGCGACGCCGAAGCGGTCTCGGTCGTCACGTCGCGGTCGACCGTCCTCCGATACCTCGGCGACGTCATCGAGTCCGCCGAGTACGAACTGGTCTGTTCGCTGTCACCCGACCTCGTGGCCCGGTTCGAGGACCGACTGCGGGCCGACCGGGCGGCCGGCGTGACGACCGAACTCCTCCTCTCGCCAGCCCGAGACGTGCCCGACGCCGCGGAGTTCGACTACGGGAGCGTCGCCACCCACGTCCGGGCACGGCGGGGCGTCACCACGCCCGTCGTCGCCGTCGCGGACGGGGCGTACTCCGTGTTCGCCACGCGGGAGGCACTCCGGGAGGACGGCGACAGTTACGGCGTCGTGTTCAACCGCTCGGAACTGGGCTTTCTCGTCTCGGGCTTTCTCAACACGGTGGTCTGGTCGAGTGCGGAGCCGCTGGCGACGACCGACACGCCTCCAACGTTCCCCCGGCGGTACGCGACAATCCGCCGGTGTATCGACGACTTGCGTGACGCGGACGGGCCGTTCTACGCGACCATCCGTGGCCGGGACGTGGCGTCGGGCGACCCTCGAACCCTCTCGGGTGTGGTGGCGGACGTGTCGGTCGACCCGAACCGCGAGACGGCCGCGCTCACCGTCGACACCGACGACGGGCGCGTGACCGTCGGTGGGCAGGTCGCCGCACTGGAGGACGTGGAGGCCCACGAGATACTGGTCGGGACCGACGGCCCCCCGTCGTTCGACGCCTAA
- a CDS encoding N-6 DNA methylase, with product MCPALDIDGALVEHYADAAHDALASDETVAAARDSWASFVRTSHGDVFDSLEGSNTVDRLFVESLSADFLFDGLLDALEAATGATITNRDPRANTDTLDVAFGDLHDRILAPEDGRERVRAAVSPADLRSLTPGDLRALYERAVDPARRLALGEYYTPRAVADLTVAAVDPAADATVLDPGCGAGVFLTAALDARRDSLPEDPRERVRAATERIAGIDVNPVAVKSTKLAYGCALFDSLTSVDTVALPVYLADALGLTSESEIRVDGEPVDMEFDTLVGNPPWVPWERLSDRHKRRWRDRYVDELGLQPHEGATARLGHSNDDVAVPYAWTCIHRYLRPGGRAGFVLKRDAMRGPAGAVLRQLRVGDRSLALTGVHDFAALDPFGVGANAAVYAFRADRDPSFPVGTTVWTPGVGTPNYESGTAFRASASATETELVPTDPDDPTTAWVRADAERAAMGECAHDIRHGLKDDATAVFGIDRGTLPRVDEELVYPYLQSRHIRRWGTSGHDLRLVPQRRAGEDNEATLRETYPATYDYLRDHREALLDRQSSWLDRGPFYSVFGLGEYTWAPYRVVWCRLGFKPEFAVVTTRSDPDVGEKQVVPGDHYMFVATDSRETAHFLCALLNAAPYRRTLRGRASDGKASLSKAVVSELALPAWPDTETSRQLADYSMRAHELVAADGTERDTATLDAIEAAIDGLVEDWLAET from the coding sequence ATGTGTCCCGCCCTCGACATCGACGGCGCGCTCGTGGAACACTACGCCGATGCCGCCCACGACGCTCTCGCCTCCGACGAGACGGTCGCGGCGGCCCGCGACTCGTGGGCGTCGTTCGTCCGGACGAGCCACGGTGACGTGTTCGATTCCCTCGAAGGTTCCAACACGGTCGACCGGCTGTTCGTGGAATCACTGTCGGCCGATTTCCTCTTCGACGGACTGCTCGACGCACTGGAGGCCGCCACGGGGGCGACCATCACCAACCGGGACCCGCGCGCGAACACCGATACCCTCGACGTGGCGTTCGGGGACCTCCACGACCGGATACTCGCTCCCGAGGACGGACGGGAGCGTGTCCGTGCAGCCGTCTCTCCGGCCGACCTCCGGTCGCTGACGCCCGGCGACCTCCGAGCCCTCTACGAACGGGCCGTCGACCCCGCGCGGCGGCTGGCACTCGGCGAGTACTACACGCCGCGTGCCGTCGCCGACCTGACGGTGGCGGCCGTCGACCCGGCGGCCGACGCGACGGTCCTCGACCCGGGGTGTGGGGCCGGTGTGTTCCTGACTGCGGCCCTCGACGCCCGGCGTGACTCACTCCCCGAGGACCCGAGAGAGCGAGTGCGGGCGGCGACGGAGCGTATCGCCGGTATCGACGTGAACCCCGTCGCGGTCAAGAGCACGAAACTCGCCTACGGGTGTGCCCTGTTCGACTCGCTGACCAGCGTCGACACGGTGGCACTGCCAGTCTACTTGGCCGACGCGCTCGGACTGACCAGCGAGAGCGAGATACGGGTGGACGGCGAACCGGTCGACATGGAGTTCGATACCCTCGTGGGAAATCCACCGTGGGTTCCGTGGGAGCGGCTGTCGGACCGCCACAAGCGGCGATGGCGCGACCGGTACGTCGACGAGTTGGGACTGCAACCGCACGAGGGGGCGACGGCACGGCTGGGGCACAGCAACGACGACGTGGCCGTCCCGTACGCGTGGACCTGCATCCACCGGTATCTCCGGCCGGGCGGCCGGGCAGGGTTCGTCCTCAAGCGCGACGCCATGCGCGGCCCGGCGGGTGCCGTCCTGCGGCAGTTACGGGTCGGTGACCGGTCGCTCGCGCTCACGGGCGTCCACGATTTCGCGGCACTCGACCCGTTCGGCGTGGGCGCGAACGCCGCCGTCTACGCGTTCCGTGCCGACCGTGACCCGTCGTTTCCCGTAGGGACGACAGTCTGGACCCCCGGAGTGGGGACCCCGAACTACGAGTCCGGGACGGCATTCCGGGCGAGTGCGTCGGCGACCGAGACGGAACTCGTACCGACGGACCCCGACGACCCGACGACCGCGTGGGTTCGGGCCGACGCCGAACGCGCCGCGATGGGCGAGTGCGCCCACGACATCAGACACGGGCTGAAAGACGACGCCACGGCGGTGTTCGGCATCGACCGGGGGACCCTCCCGCGAGTGGACGAGGAACTGGTGTACCCGTACCTGCAGTCCCGGCACATCCGGCGGTGGGGAACGAGCGGACACGACCTGCGGTTGGTGCCTCAGCGACGGGCGGGCGAGGACAACGAGGCGACGCTCCGGGAGACGTATCCCGCGACGTACGACTACCTGCGGGACCACCGCGAGGCACTGCTGGACCGGCAGTCGTCGTGGCTTGACCGTGGCCCCTTCTACTCGGTGTTCGGTCTGGGTGAGTACACGTGGGCACCCTACCGCGTCGTCTGGTGTCGCCTCGGGTTCAAGCCCGAGTTCGCCGTCGTGACGACGCGCTCGGACCCGGACGTGGGCGAGAAGCAGGTCGTTCCGGGCGACCACTACATGTTCGTCGCGACGGACTCGCGGGAGACGGCACACTTCCTCTGTGCCCTGCTCAACGCCGCACCGTACCGCCGGACGCTCCGCGGGCGGGCAAGCGACGGGAAGGCCAGCCTCTCGAAGGCCGTCGTCTCGGAACTCGCCTTACCCGCGTGGCCCGACACGGAGACGAGTCGGCAGTTGGCGGACTACTCCATGCGAGCCCACGAACTCGTCGCGGCCGACGGCACCGAACGGGACACGGCGACACTCGACGCCATCGAGGCGGCAATCGACGGTCTCGTCGAAGACTGGCTGGCGGAGACGTAG